From Aegilops tauschii subsp. strangulata cultivar AL8/78 chromosome 5, Aet v6.0, whole genome shotgun sequence:
TTTGGGATAACTCTGTGCTAGTTTGGGTCTCGGGTAGGTACATATTTGTTGTTCTTGTCACTGTATGGCTTGGTACTACTGTTTGTTTTTACGCTATAAATGTTTTGAGCCTCTGAATTTTGTTAACTGATAGTGACAAAGTAACGGGATCCATATTTCTGTATGCAGCAGCCGGAGGAGGAAGATAGGTTGAGCGTGCTGATGGATGATGTTTTACTGTCTATCTTGCGGAAAGTCGACATAAGCACCGCTGTAAGGACAAGTTCGCTGTCAACGCGGTGGAGGCAGCTGCCCTGGCTGCTGCCTGAGCTCAGCATTGATGTCAGGCATTTCCTACCTGTTCCATGCCCAGACTCGATTGCAGCAAATGACTGTCAGCAAGCTATGGTGGCTCTAACCAAAGCAGCCAAGTGTTTATTTGCTAAACCTCAGAGAAAATCCACCATCACGACACTGCAGCTTCAGCTCTACTTGATCAGCACTTTCTTGAGCGACATTGGCCCACTATTAGGTGATGTGATTGACAGTGGTTTGCTGAAAGATTTGGACCTTTGCCTTCTTGATGATCTGAAACCTGGTGACTCTTCTGAGCTGCACATGCTACAGCTCGCAAAAGACATGTATGGTTTCTTCAATGCCTACCCCAGTGTGTTCGGTTGCCTCACGAGACTCTCTCTGCATGGTGTTTGTTTTATCGAGTTGGATATGCACCACCTCCTGTTTGACTGCTGCACACAACTGAAGCATCTAAGCCTCCATTATTGTGATGCCGGTCGCCGCTCTGTGTGGAAGATAGATGCACCAAACTCAAAACTCAGTGTTCTGGAAATCGACACATGTTGCTTTGAGAGAATTGATTTGGTCTGCCTTCCAGAACTGGAGAAGCTCCATTGGGATACTTGGGTGTCCGAATATATCCCCTTGTCGTTTGGTGATGTCCCGTCTCTTGGGGAACTAAAACTCTCATCTTCTTTAACATATTATAATACAGTATTTAAATTAAGTGAGCTTCTACATGGAACCACAAGTATACATACTCTGACATTGGATTTCCAAGGAGAAAACGTATGTACCAGTTCATTTTTTGTATTCGCTATACTGTCACACATTTGTATTTTCTATATATGGTCAGAGCTATCTAGTTATGCCATGGATGTGTATTTTACATGATGGAGAACACACATAGCTGTAAATAATTTGATAACATACATCTCTATGCTTTTAAACAGTTTCTTATAGATGCTTCTGAACTGCTTTGTTCTTATTTTCTTTTAATGTGATCAGCTTTGGATCCAACCTGAAATGAAGCAACTCTCCACCGCATTCAACAAGCTAAGGAAGCTGACTTTGCGTGGTATCTTTGTTGAATTTGACATTATATGGACATTAGCCTTCCTTGAGGCGGCACCCACAATGGAAATATTACTTATTGAGGTAATGCTGTTTCAGTCTACCATTCCAGTTTTGTTGTTTCCCTTTCATTTTAATGTTTGTAAGCTTTTCTCCCTCAACACTTATGAACACATTTCTACCTTCCATCTTTGTAAAAATTGAAGTGAGGGTCCCTTCCATTTACCCCCAAATCGTGTTGCCTTCCTTTTTCTTTCCTCGAACACGCACCAAAATGCATGTCATTGCTCATACATAATAAGGCAAGTGTTTTTTTAATATGTAATCCAACTGTGTCTGTAACATATTGTTCATGCAAATATAGGTATGGGACCATGCATGCAGCGCATTTGTGAATGATGAGGAGAGAAGGTCGGTATTTGCTGAAAGAAAAAATCCTCAGTGGGAGATGGACTTCCATTGCTCCAAGAACGGGCTACTGAAAGAGCTCCAGTTTGTCGGCTTTAGATCGCTAGAACAGCAGTTTGTGTTTATAAGAGCCTTGCTGGGCCGAGCTCCCAATTTGCAGACGATACTTCTCAAAGGAGCTGAGCAATGCAAATACTGCAATGCCCTTGATACCAAGTCGTGTTGTTCAACAGAGTCTTCCTTTCCAAAGAGTGAGGATGAGCAAGCAATGGTGGCGAGGCGAATCACAGATGGCAAATCCTCACCCCGGGTGATTTTCCATGAATGATCGTTTCCCTTGGGGATGAGCCTTATGTACCGTTCTCTATGTTAGTCAAACAGTTGCTTTCCTATTGGGAATTGCAAATAAGCGTACCTGACTATTCAATATTTGCCCTGCTTAGCATATTTCTGCCTGTTTGTATGTTCAGATCGCTGcagcacattgatgtcattgtgagatcTGGGCATGCCAAAGAAAGCGTGCCAGATCCAAAGATCCTTTGATGCAACTGCTTCAAGAATGATGGTGGGCTTCTTAATATGACAGTAATATTGCCCCTGTAAAGCTTTTGGGCAGTTCTTAcgtttccaatgcatgcagtcaagAGATCCGAGCAAACCTGGCCACCCTCTTGCTTCCGAGATTTCTAAGACCCTCTCGGTGTATGCCACAGTAGGTTCTCTCAAGTACTGAGGTACAAACACCTCGAGCACGGTAATTACAACCTGACCATGGCATCTCCGCATGAGCTCTCAGACATCCATAGGTACTCGTCCCACGAATCAGCGATTGTGCCATAAGCAAGCGTCCGCAGTGCGGCCGTGCACTTCTGGTAACCAGGGAAACCAATCAATCCCACGGCGTCCTTCTTCAAGATAAAGTAGTCATTAAAGGACCGGACACCATGGTAAAGACAATCAAAGACACTTTTGCACATCTGGAAACGCCGGCGAAAATTGCCAGCACATAGGGCACCTGGGGCAAAGTAGTCATCCATCAAGGGGCATCAAATGGCCGCGTGCCCTGTTGCGGTTGAGCACCCGATGACTCTTAATCGATCCCATGAAATTGAGAACATGCTCTTCTGCACACTCCGCGTCTGCAAGGACCGCCTGCATCATTGTCATCTCATCCCTGTAGTCCTTCTAGTCGAATGAGCCGTCAGACGACTCAACATAGTGCTTGTATATGTATTCCATATCCGAAGCCATTGCTTTAAAGAAGAAGGGACAAAAATTTAGCACGAGCATTTCACCGAGCCGTTGTCGGGCATGGTGTGTATCGTAGGAACTGATGGTAGCTGCGCGGTGGTCGGGGGAGAGGTGCGGAACGGTGGCGGGGTAGAAGCGACTTGGAGCCTGGGTGTACCGTTCAAGGTGCCGGACTCGACGACTTCCGACAAGGGTGTGGTAGGGCGGCCGGGGTGGTGGAGCTGCGACGATGGCAAAAGAGAAAATTGAAGGATGGAGGTGCGGCGTCCAGAAGGGGGTTTGTGGGTTTTGGGTGGGTCGGGGGTGTGTTCGGACTCCtgcaaagccccccccccccccccccccaaccagTTAGTCCCGAGTTTGCCGGAAAAAGTGTGCCTGGACCACTTGGCAGAGCAATACAAGACCGCGTTGGATGACTAAACACGTCCAACTCACACAGTCCAAACGGTTGCGGAAAGTTTGAGGGTCCGCTTTGAAGATGCCCCGACAAAAGGCGTCTCTATTCTTGCATACGGCAATCTCCTCTTTCTTAGGTTACCTCTCCAGCTCAGCCTAGATCCTACGTGGCAGCTGACAACAAGCAATAATGGACTAGAAGAAGTTTGAATTGACTTGGAGGAGCAGCAGCTGGAGTCCATGAATTTTAGTCGACAGACAACAACAAAAACCAAGTTTGAATTGGGAGGCAGTTGTGGGCCTTGTGGCCACGGACTAACAGTACCGAACCACTTGCAACGCGTgcttacacacacacacactataaGATGACATGCACCACCCAAGCAGTTTTCGCCAAGAGCACTTGCGAATCAATTGCACACCAAACAAGGTTTCTTACCCAGAGTTGTTGCGTTTCTGCATACATAGCATACTTCAGCTAGATCCATGGCGAAATGCTGGCTGCTGCTCCACTTGTTGGCGTTTCTCTTGCCAGCGGCGAGCGCTACGTCGTGCCACACCGATGACCTCCACGCGCTGCAGGGCTTCGCCGGGAACCTCGGTGGTGGTGGCGTGCTCCTACGTGCCGTCTGGTCCGGCGCCTCGTGCTGCGGCTGGGAAGGTGTGAGCTGCGACGGCACAAGTGGACGCGTCACGGCGCTTCGGCTCCCCGGGCACGGGCTTGTGGGGCCCATCCCTGGAGCATCCTTGGCGGGCCTCACGCAGCTGGTGGAGCTCAACCTTGCCAACAACAAACTGATCGGCACCATCCCATCATGGATTGGTGAGCTTGATCACCTTTGCTACTTGGATCTCTCCAATAATTCATTGGTTGGCGAGGTACCGAAGAGATTGATACAGCTCAAGGGCCTCGTCTCCACTGGTCGTTCACTGGGTAACAGAAGAACactccaacaacaacaacaaccaaaTATCATATCTGGGACAAACAACAAAGTCCGATCTGGTAGAACCAATGTTGTATCCGGGAACGACAACACTGTCATATCCGGAAACAACAACACGGTGGCTGGGAGCAACAATACCATCACAACTGGGAGCGACAATACCGTAACTGGTAGCAACCATGTCGTATCTGGGAGCAAACATATCGTAACAGACAACAACAATGTTGTTTCCGGAATTGACAATAATGTATCCGGGAGCTTCCACACCGTATCCGGTAGTCACAATACCGTATCCGGGAGCAACAATACCGTATCTGGGAGCAACCATGTCGTGTCTGGGAGCAACAAAGTCGTGACAGGAGGTTAATAGTTTGTCTGTCGATGTAGCTCACAACCACTTGTTGGGGCGAATTATGTTTTGTAACCTCATGgatgtcccatcctttttctacTTTAAATAAAATTTCCAGAAATTATCTTACATACTTGCTGCCAAAAATATCAGCGGCGGCTTGCAGCTAATGTATACCAAGCCTGTTTGCTTACGTACAAATTTGCATCGTGGATGTATGCATGTCATGTGTTCTATTCTTTGTGATGTGTGATGCTTTCGTATCCTGATTCGGCATTTGGCCTGTGAATCACAT
This genomic window contains:
- the LOC141022199 gene encoding uncharacterized protein isoform X1, which gives rise to MESPVAKKGTQPEEEDRLSVLMDDVLLSILRKVDISTAVRTSSLSTRWRQLPWLLPELSIDVRHFLPVPCPDSIAANDCQQAMVALTKAAKCLFAKPQRKSTITTLQLQLYLISTFLSDIGPLLGDVIDSGLLKDLDLCLLDDLKPGDSSELHMLQLAKDMYGFFNAYPSVFGCLTRLSLHGVCFIELDMHHLLFDCCTQLKHLSLHYCDAGRRSVWKIDAPNSKLSVLEIDTCCFERIDLVCLPELEKLHWDTWVSEYIPLSFGDVPSLGELKLSSSLTYYNTVFKLSELLHGTTSIHTLTLDFQGENLWIQPEMKQLSTAFNKLRKLTLRGIFVEFDIIWTLAFLEAAPTMEILLIEVWDHACSAFVNDEERRSVFAERKNPQWEMDFHCSKNGLLKELQFVGFRSLEQQFVFIRALLGRAPNLQTILLKGAEQCKYCNALDTKSCCSTESSFPKSEDEQAMVARRITDGKSSPRVIFHE
- the LOC141022199 gene encoding uncharacterized protein isoform X2, with the protein product MESPVAKKGTPEEEDRLSVLMDDVLLSILRKVDISTAVRTSSLSTRWRQLPWLLPELSIDVRHFLPVPCPDSIAANDCQQAMVALTKAAKCLFAKPQRKSTITTLQLQLYLISTFLSDIGPLLGDVIDSGLLKDLDLCLLDDLKPGDSSELHMLQLAKDMYGFFNAYPSVFGCLTRLSLHGVCFIELDMHHLLFDCCTQLKHLSLHYCDAGRRSVWKIDAPNSKLSVLEIDTCCFERIDLVCLPELEKLHWDTWVSEYIPLSFGDVPSLGELKLSSSLTYYNTVFKLSELLHGTTSIHTLTLDFQGENLWIQPEMKQLSTAFNKLRKLTLRGIFVEFDIIWTLAFLEAAPTMEILLIEVWDHACSAFVNDEERRSVFAERKNPQWEMDFHCSKNGLLKELQFVGFRSLEQQFVFIRALLGRAPNLQTILLKGAEQCKYCNALDTKSCCSTESSFPKSEDEQAMVARRITDGKSSPRVIFHE
- the LOC141022199 gene encoding uncharacterized protein isoform X3 — encoded protein: MDDVLLSILRKVDISTAVRTSSLSTRWRQLPWLLPELSIDVRHFLPVPCPDSIAANDCQQAMVALTKAAKCLFAKPQRKSTITTLQLQLYLISTFLSDIGPLLGDVIDSGLLKDLDLCLLDDLKPGDSSELHMLQLAKDMYGFFNAYPSVFGCLTRLSLHGVCFIELDMHHLLFDCCTQLKHLSLHYCDAGRRSVWKIDAPNSKLSVLEIDTCCFERIDLVCLPELEKLHWDTWVSEYIPLSFGDVPSLGELKLSSSLTYYNTVFKLSELLHGTTSIHTLTLDFQGENLWIQPEMKQLSTAFNKLRKLTLRGIFVEFDIIWTLAFLEAAPTMEILLIEVWDHACSAFVNDEERRSVFAERKNPQWEMDFHCSKNGLLKELQFVGFRSLEQQFVFIRALLGRAPNLQTILLKGAEQCKYCNALDTKSCCSTESSFPKSEDEQAMVARRITDGKSSPRVIFHE
- the LOC141022201 gene encoding uncharacterized protein, producing MAKCWLLLHLLAFLLPAASATSCHTDDLHALQGFAGNLGGGGVLLRAVWSGASCCGWEGVSCDGTSGRVTALRLPGHGLVGPIPGASLAGLTQLVELNLANNKLIGTIPSWIGELDHLCYLDLSNNSLVGEVPKRLIQLKGLVSTGRSLGNRRTLQQQQQPNIISGTNNKVRSGRTNVVSGNDNTVISGNNNTVAGSNNTITTGSDNTVTGSNHVVSGSKHIVTDNNNVVSGIDNNVSGSFHTVSGSHNTVSGSNNTVSGSNHVVSGSNKVVTGG